Proteins from a genomic interval of Pseudovibrio sp. Tun.PSC04-5.I4:
- the istA gene encoding IS21 family transposase: protein MVNLGKIVMIHNLKQQGLSVSAIARKAGLDRKTVSKYLHQGLEAPVYGPRQRDGRVLEEYKGYLLERLERFPGLSARRLLRELKTLGFKGGYSTVTEYLRLIRPAPPHAFERRFETAPGQQAQVDFAEFQVEFTSEPDVVRKVFLFSMVLSNSRFLWGRYCANQKLETVLRCHIAAFEVFGGATLEVLYDRMKTAVLGEEPDGTVLFNPALVALLDHYGAQPDACQPYRAKTKGKVERPFRYIRQDFFLGRTFRDLDDLNAQFTRWCKEIANVRVHATTNRVVGEVFGEEQPALIPLPAHPYDAVLLVERRVTRDGMVSVGGNLYSVPDTVKKRMVEVQHHPQEVRIYENGQLIATHPVMEGKNQRRVDPCHRKAPPRATQRRRLAAEPTKHSGVNQRPLEFYEAVGQRLASTGGKP from the coding sequence GTGGTCAATCTAGGGAAGATCGTAATGATCCATAATTTGAAGCAGCAGGGACTGTCTGTAAGTGCCATAGCGCGCAAAGCCGGGCTGGATAGAAAGACGGTCAGCAAATACTTACACCAAGGCCTTGAAGCTCCTGTCTACGGCCCCCGCCAGCGTGACGGGCGTGTACTGGAGGAATACAAAGGCTATTTACTTGAGCGACTGGAGCGGTTTCCCGGTCTATCTGCCCGGCGCTTGCTTCGTGAGCTGAAGACACTGGGGTTTAAGGGCGGTTACTCCACTGTAACGGAATATCTTCGCCTGATCCGTCCAGCTCCTCCGCATGCATTTGAACGGCGCTTTGAGACAGCACCAGGCCAGCAGGCACAGGTAGATTTTGCTGAGTTTCAGGTGGAGTTCACCAGTGAACCAGATGTGGTGCGAAAAGTCTTTTTGTTTTCAATGGTGCTGAGTAATTCACGGTTTTTGTGGGGGCGCTATTGTGCCAATCAAAAACTAGAGACAGTCCTGCGTTGTCATATCGCGGCCTTTGAGGTCTTCGGCGGAGCGACACTGGAAGTCCTGTATGATCGCATGAAGACAGCCGTTCTGGGAGAGGAGCCAGATGGCACTGTTCTTTTTAATCCTGCTCTTGTCGCTCTTCTGGACCATTATGGCGCTCAGCCGGATGCCTGCCAGCCCTACCGGGCCAAAACCAAGGGCAAGGTGGAGCGGCCATTTCGTTACATCCGGCAGGATTTTTTCCTTGGTCGTACGTTCCGCGATCTGGACGATCTTAATGCCCAGTTCACACGCTGGTGCAAGGAAATTGCCAATGTCCGTGTTCATGCCACCACCAACCGTGTGGTGGGCGAGGTCTTTGGAGAGGAACAGCCCGCTCTGATCCCTTTGCCAGCGCACCCTTATGATGCTGTTTTACTGGTGGAGCGGCGGGTCACGCGTGATGGCATGGTCTCCGTTGGAGGTAATCTTTATTCAGTGCCGGACACCGTTAAGAAACGGATGGTCGAAGTCCAGCATCACCCGCAAGAGGTGCGCATCTATGAAAACGGTCAGCTCATCGCCACCCATCCGGTCATGGAGGGAAAGAACCAGCGCCGGGTTGATCCATGCCATCGCAAGGCTCCTCCACGGGCAACACAGCGCCGTCGTCTGGCTGCGGAGCCAACCAAACACAGCGGTGTAAACCAACGCCCACTGGAGTTCTATGAAGCGGTAGGCCAACGACTTGCCAGTACTGGAGGTAAGCCATGA
- the istB gene encoding IS21-like element helper ATPase IstB has protein sequence MSSLSKRIQSSLVGLKMPRALEVLDHTLSQLEQGELTALEALDSLLNEEYSTREGRRIGVALTTARLTPIKTLESFDFTFQPSLDRDRIMALAELEFITRNEVVHFLGPPGTGKSHLATALGVAAVKAGKRVYRIALAHLIEALAKAEKEGRLTEKLRFFARTSLLIVDEIGYLPITNGGANLFFQLVNAKYEKGSMILTSNRGFAEWGEIFGDRVIATALLDRLLHHAVVIQIEGASYRLRSHADLMPEHVRANASIAPPPPPKRRGRPPKKES, from the coding sequence ATGAGTTCGCTCAGTAAACGCATTCAGTCTTCACTGGTAGGCTTAAAAATGCCGCGGGCTTTAGAGGTGCTCGACCACACGCTGAGCCAATTGGAACAAGGGGAACTCACGGCACTGGAGGCCCTGGATTCTCTGCTCAATGAAGAATATTCAACACGCGAGGGCCGCCGTATCGGCGTCGCCCTGACGACAGCGCGGCTTACTCCGATAAAAACACTGGAAAGCTTCGACTTTACCTTCCAGCCCTCGCTGGACAGGGATCGCATCATGGCTCTAGCCGAACTGGAGTTCATCACTCGCAATGAAGTGGTACACTTTCTCGGTCCACCTGGTACAGGAAAGAGCCATCTGGCAACTGCTCTTGGGGTTGCAGCCGTTAAAGCGGGTAAACGGGTGTATCGCATTGCTTTAGCTCACCTCATCGAAGCCTTGGCAAAAGCTGAAAAAGAAGGGCGGTTGACTGAGAAACTACGCTTCTTTGCACGAACTTCACTGCTAATCGTCGATGAAATCGGTTATCTGCCAATTACCAATGGGGGAGCAAACTTGTTCTTCCAGCTCGTCAATGCCAAATATGAAAAGGGATCCATGATCCTCACCTCAAACCGTGGCTTTGCGGAATGGGGTGAGATCTTTGGTGATCGCGTTATTGCCACAGCCCTTCTCGATCGGCTTTTGCATCATGCCGTCGTCATCCAGATCGAAGGTGCTAGTTATCGGTTGCGCAGCCATGCGGACCTCATGCCAGAGCACGTACGGGCTAACGCTTCAATAGCTCCACCTCCACCACCAAAACGACGCGGCAGGCCACCCAAAAAGGAGAGTTAG